One genomic region from Cryptococcus gattii WM276 chromosome C, complete sequence encodes:
- a CDS encoding uncharacterized protein (Similar to TIGR gene model, INSD accession AAW42614.1), with translation MPPRLGTPIRHPSVPSTPTAAPRPATVVAPPPPVIPTNLLEPSEQRLFLAAMFGLIELTKLWDTFLPIFVTDPDPSWSSSLRISDAESVLAWTLAEVGMIWAVGMLRIPLLSPSWRQLGIIGALSLGVNTICWSLVEPSRMLGYINIVGTAALGGNWYWNWFYALRRWYEPPHIEGVHKIRLLPYSTATLNPLSLTYCIPPDAPQPLYIPVIFNNSIPEQVSYQIRSLDTGHTTVEKIYGSSMKRSPARPPRLRITDGDDDEDGELELEPEIDPLSALVLQSGGKVVGHPRDIDPSTLPSVKPHDSMSLVPRDLAPSENILFLTVSKPSVITLSNVIDKKGDKFHITPRREAVIIECPTGGKFVEEHKGKVVHKAEKPKSAALRCVGDEEMVYFQARGVSPLRVGWEKKSKDKSETGFIEGIDDEVEPADDLDDLALVRRDRMSKTHTVPLRVTHNVPGTYTLSLTTVHDALHNSYTPSGYATRQIYNVVPRPFIKFNCQAPYQLLQNQTVSLPLEVVVSSQQLEEPLELTYRYISPDGKSSEKKLTVKNKREQLTVSDPGTYDLVGIEGPCAGGVMEPSKCEVQMVPLPSMDMSVETLHECAMDVGATASFDFTGSPPFKLDYTEQRKGGRAKILSEAFQSHHGSIVLRPEQEGVYTYTFTALSDRKYKKVAVDKEPIEQTVHPLANVEIVGNARRRTLYSCSGDLVDIDIDARGIAPLKLTYLTSYSTHSSNTTLPLSLGRSRLSIPVPAALSSTSGASGKLNIALLAIEDGNGCVRKLTNPGVEVDIKRERPTGRMAKTGKTVVTEGEIVKVPLRLTGEAPWDVTYSNGGKEFTISVRDPNSELSLKDKGVYRLVKVKDSHCPGTVLSGDSAFEVVFKARPVVSLQTSGLISHVGTGPGNVYQHRGLCAGQEDQAALKFGGQAPFELWYRHTSGGRTSRHVLKSAQEIGILHLSTEPGSHRYDFLSLADGNYPKTDVSITLEHEVFGRPSASFVKHANRALCLDSTLETDAKILLKGQGPWILSLSVRKPASTSITTHSVTVTHPEWTVSLPQVLTDIGRYEVAITKVEDVSGCEWVSGETDELRSVVEVVESARIVPVDEKEDLCVGDSLDFLLQGKAPWTIEYSWKGKDHKVTSSASRFSRFAEKAGKFEVKSVALRGDQCKRQVEGMVRTVHELPSAKITSGENDLREGDEPAVFRVHFTGTAPFSFTYTRSEQIGSKHKVVETQTITDIMDSSYAISSSLPGDYAVTSVSDKFCRYPPLSMSKE, from the exons ATGCCCCCAAGGTTAGGGACGCCCATACGGCATCCCTCTGTACCATCAACGCCGACAGCAGCTCCAAGACCAGCAACGGTCGTAGCCCCTCCACCACCTGTCATCCCGACAAACCTCCTCGAACCCTCCGAACAACGTCTCTTCCTTGCTGCAATGTTTGGTCTTATAGAATTAACCAAACTCTGGGACACCTTTCTTCCAATATTTGTCACTGACCCCGATCCGTCATGGTCAAGTTCTTTACGGATAAGCGACGCAGAATCAGTCCTGGCGTGGACATTAGCAGAAGTTGGTATGATATGGGCGGTGGGTATGTTGAGAATACCCTTACTATCTCCTAGCTGGAGGCAGCTGGGGATCATTGGCGCGCTGAGTTTGGGTGTAAACACAATTTGCTGGTCCCTCGTGGAACCCAGTAGGATGTTGGGTTATATCAACATTGTTGGGACGGCAGCCTTGGGAGGGAACTGGTACTGGAATTGGTTCTATGCGCTCAGAAGATGGTATGAGCCTCCTCATATCGAAGGTGTACATAAGATTCGTCTTCTCCCTTACAG TACTGCAACTCTCAATCCGCTGTCTCTCACATACTGCATACCGCCAGACGCCCCCCAACCTTTATACATTCCTGTCATCTTTAACAATTCAATTCCCGAGCAGGTTTCGTATCAGATACGATCTCTTGATACCGGCCATACCACTGTTGAGAAAATATACGGGAGCTCAATGAAACGGTCGCCCGCTCGTCCTCCAAGATTGCGAATTACGGATGGAGAcgacgatgaggatggagagCTCGAGCTAGAGCCCGAGATTGATCCTCTTTCAGCGCTTGTGCTCCAATCCGGTGGCAAAGTTGTGGGTCATCCCAGAGACATTGACCCCTCTACTCTCCCTTCTGTCAAACCACATGATTCTATGTCACTCGTCCCTCGCGATCTCGCCCCATCAGAGAacatcctcttcctcacTGTTAGCAAACCTAGCGTCATCACTCTCTCGAATGTCATAGACAAGAAGGGCGATAAATTTCATATCACTCCTAGACGCGAAGCCGTCATCATTGAGTGTCCCACTGGCGGTAAATTTGTTGAAGAGCACAAGGGCAAAGTAGTCCACAAAGCCGAGAAACCCAAATCTGCTGCGCTTCGATGTGtgggagatgaagagatgGTGTACTTCCAAGCTCGAGGTGTTTCTCCTCTCAGGGTTGGatgggaaaagaagagcaaAGACAAGTCGGAGACCGGGTTTATCGAAGGCATCGATGACGAAGTTGAGCCTGCCGATGACCTTGATGACCTTGCGCTCGTCAGACGGGATCGCATGTCGAAGACTCACACTGTTCCTCTTCGAGTCACGCACAACGTTCCGGGAACGTATACACTATCCCTTACAACCGTTCACGATGCCTTGCACAACAGTTACACTCCATCCGGTTACGCTACTCGACAAATCTACAATGTCGTCCCTCGACCTTTTATCAAATTCAACTGTCAGGCACCATACCAACTCCTCCAGAACCAAACCGTCTCCCTCCCTCTTGAGGTCGTAGTCAGCAGTCAACAGCTTGAGGAGCCTCTTGAGCTCACCTACAGATATATTTCCCCCGACGGCAAATCCTCCGAGAAGAAGTTGACCGTCAAGAACAAGAGAGAGCAGTTGACTGTGAGCGACCCCGGAACATATGACCTGGTTGGGATCGAAGGCCCTTGTGCGGGCGGAGTAATGGAGCCTAGCAAGTGTGAGGTACAGATGGTGCCTTTGCCTAGTATGGACATGAGCGTCGAGACTTTACACGAGTG TGCGATGGATGTTGGTGCGACAGCCTCATTTGATTTTACAGGTTCCCCGCCTTTCAAGCTGGACTATACCGAACAGCGAAAGGGTGGACGGGCCAAGATTCTGAGCGAGGCGTTCCAGTCCCACCACGGATCCATCGTTCTTCGTCCAGAGCAAGAAGGTGTCTACACATAT ACCTTTACGGCATTGAGCGATAGGAAGTACAAAAAGGTGGCCGTGGATAAAGAACCGATTGAGCAGACCGTGCATCCGTTGGCCAATGTTGAGATCGTTGGAAATGCAAGGAGAAGGACCCTCTACTCTTGCTCTGGGGATTTGGTTGATATTGACATTGACGCTAGG GGCATCGCACCTTTGAAACTCACATACCTCACCTCCTACTCGACCCACTCGTCCAATACCACCCTCCCCCTGTCTCTTGGCCGATCGCGCCTTTCCATCCCCGTTCCAGCTGCACTCTCATCCACTTCTGGTGCTTCGGGTAAACTCAACATCGCCCTCTTGGCTATCGAGGATGGCAACGGTTGTGTTCGCAAGTTGACTAACCCCGGCGTTGAAGTGGATATAAAGAGGGAAAGACCAACGGGTAGGATGGCGAAGACAGGAAAGACCGTTGTGACCGAGGGAGAGATCGTGAAAGTGCCTTTGAGGTTGACTGGGGAGGCGCCGTGGGATGTGACTTACTCGAATGGTGGAAAAGAGTTTACTATCAGTGTGAGGGATCCGAATAGCGAATTGAGCTTGAAGGATAAGGGGGTGTATCGACTTGTCAAG GTCAAGGACTCTCACTGCCCTGGTACTGTTCTTTCTGGGGACTCGGCTTTCGAGGTAGTCTTCAAAGCACGCCCAGTGGTCAGCCTTCAAACCTCCGGCCTGATTTCTCACGTCGGTACTGGTCCTGGGAATGTGTACCAACACAGGGGTCTTTGTGCCGGGCAAGAAGATCAAGCCGCTCTCAAGTTCGGGGGTCAAGCGCCGTTCGAGCTCTGGTACCGTCACACATCTGGTGGGCGTACCTCCAGGCACGTTCTCAAGAGTGCCCAGGAGATTGGTATCCTTCATCTTTCTACTGAACCTGGATCTCATCGATATGACTTTCTGTCTCTTGCCGATGGCAACTATCCCAAGACGGATGTGTCCATCACTCTGGAACACGAGGTGTTTGGCCGACCTAGTGCGAGCTTTGTGAAACATGCTAATCGAGCGCTCTGTCTCGACTCGACTCTCGAAACGGATGCAAAGATCTTGCTCAAGGGCCAAGGTCCTTGGATCCTCAGCCTCTCTGTGCGTAAACccgcctccacctccatcACCACCCACTCTGTCACTGTTACCCACCCCGAATGGACAGTTTCTCTCCCGCAAGTCCTCACGGACATTGGGAGGTATGAAGTGGCGATTACCAAAGTGGAAGATGTGAGTGGCTGCGAGTGGGTATCGGGGGAAACAGATGAATTGAGAAGTGTCGTGGAGGTTGTGGAGAGCGCAAGGATCGTCCCTGTAGACGAGAAGGAGGATTTGTGTGTGGGTGATAGTTTGGATTTCTTGCTACAGGGTAAGGCGCCATGGACTATTGA ATATTCGTGGAAGGGCAAGGATCACAAGGTCACCAGCTCGGCCTCTAGGTTCTCGCGGTTTGCAGAGAAGGCAGGCAAATTTGAGGTCAAATCTGTTGCGCTTAGGGGTGATCAG TGTAAGCGCCAGGTTGAAGGGATGGTACGAACCGTCCACGAATTGCCCTCTGCAAAGATTACTTCAGGTGAAAATGACTTGAGGGAAG GGGATGAGCCAGCCGTGTTCCGTGTGCACTTTACGGGCACCGCGCCTTTCTCCTTTACATATACTCGTAGCGAGCAGATTGGTTCAAAGCACAAGGTTGTCGAAACTCAG ACAATAACAGATATCATGGACAGTAGCTATGCGATCTCCAGTTCACTGCCTGGTGATTATGCTGTCACATCCGTTTCCGACAAGTTCTGTAGATACCCGCCATTATCAATGAGTAAGGAGTAA